One window of the Dreissena polymorpha isolate Duluth1 chromosome 5, UMN_Dpol_1.0, whole genome shotgun sequence genome contains the following:
- the LOC127882029 gene encoding aggrecan core protein-like codes for MMLWQGIVTVVVLLMASTVQADFSCICNYNVESTVYASTAKNSVIGYMYEFDCKPEGPPSNDANWVNIQFEKQYGYMAKGQGIETQVCPGEPSETDKVTTTSATLTSTLTTTTMPSTSTPAPTTTITTAPITTTTTFPNPTTTTTTTVPTTSTTTTPKSTTSTTLPTLYETTTPISTTTTQPTQSTTSLPTTETPKSTITTTPKPTTTIQLTTTTSPPPTTTTTQRTTTTTAQTTTTTIKPTTTTTTPIITTTPKPTTTQRTTHFYSTLPTITSSVGPFTQVQYGCPKQYFQHAQQHHGTLFTVDSTCYEIVPTAATWTDAEADCVARGGHLAHVPDQRHQDAIYHVTSQHLGHDVWIGLNDRNLERHYEWSSGDPVNYTNWIGRHEDVLLHGVQDCAGLGAKTFQGQWNDVECSRKLNYLCEFRATMSTVLATTTPMLQLSNTDGDIHMCAGPVQQESRRNNYPLAQYGDSCYELQTHSAIWTHSELLCKQHGGHLVAITSETEQAFVDAFMARHNTDHAVWIGLHDRNVEGQFEWTSGESVSYTNWVPNHTSNFVSHNTEDCIALIPYNSSKWDDIPCGQQGLLFGDVGEKHYTFCEYKVLSSHGSSVLVG; via the exons ATGATGCTTTGGCAAGGTATTGTGACCGTTGTGGTGCTACTAATGGCATCCACCGTGCAAGCCGATTTCTCTTGCATCTGTAACTACAATGTCGAGAGCACAGTGTACGCGTCG ACAGCTAAGAACTCTGTAATTGGCTACATGTACGAGTTTGACTGCAAACCGGAAGGCCCACCATCGAACGATGCCAATTGGGTCAACATCCAGTTTGAAAAACAA TACGGGTATATGGCGAAAGGTCAGGGAATTGAGACGCAAGTCTGCCCTGGGGAACCTTCAGAGACGGACAAAG TCACAACGACTTCAGCAACATTAACGTCAACATTAACCACAACAACGATGCCGTCCACATCTACACCTGCACCAACCACTACAATAACTACGGCCCCCAtcactacaacaacaacttttccgaatccaacaacaacaacaacaacaacagtacctacaacatcaacaacaacaacgcctaagtcaacaacatcaacaacactaCCGACATTGTATGAAACAACAACGCCGATATCCACAACAACTACACAGCCCACACAAAGTACAACATCATTACCAACAACTGAAACACCTAAATCCACAATAACAACGACCCCGAAACCCACTACAACGATTCAACTCACAACAACTACTTCACCTCCACCTACAACTACTACCACACAAAGAACAACTACGACAACTGCACAAACAACAACCACGACCATTAAACCAACAACTACGACAACCACTCCAATCATCACGACAACCCCGAAACCAACAACTACTCAAAGGACAACACACTTTTATTCTACATTACCAACCATAACTAGTTCCGTTGGACCGTTCACACAAG TACAGTACGGATGCCCCAAACAGTACTTTCAACACGCACAACAACATCACGGGACCCTTTTCACAGTAGACAGCACATGTTACGAGATTGTGCCAACGGCGGCTACTTGGACGGATGCGGAGGCGGATTGTGTAGCAAGGGGAGGTCACCTAGCCCATGTACCTGATCAACGGCATCAGGACGCCATATACCATGTGACCAGTCAGCATCTTGGACATGACGTCTGGATTGGATTGAATGACAGAAACCTGGAACGACACTATGAGTGGTCTTCAG GTGATCCGGTCAACTACACCAATTGGATTGGTAGACACGAGGACGTCCTGCTTCACGGAGTTCAGGACTGTGCCGGACTGGGTGCTAAAACATTCCAAGGCCAGTGGAACGATGTAGAGTGCTCAAGGAAATTGAATTACCTTTGTGAATTCA GGGCGACAATGTCAACAGTTTTGGCAACGACCACACCAATGCTACAATTATCTAACACAGATG GAGATATTCATATGTGTGCTGGACCAGTTCAGCAGGAGTCAAGGCGAAACAATTATCCACTGGCCCAATATGGTGACAGCTGCTATGAGCTTCAAACGCACAGTGCTATCTGGACGCATAGCGAGCTTCTTTGTAAGCAACATGGGGGCCATCTGGTAGCAATTACAAGTGAGACTGAGCAAGCCTTCGTGGACGCCTTTATGGCACGTCATAATACTGACCACGCTGTCTGGATCGGGCTCCATGATAGGAACGTTGAAGGACAGTTTGAATGGACTTCAG GTGAAAGTGTATCTTACACGAACTGGGTTCCAAACCACACGAGCAACTTCGTAAGTCATAACACCGAGGACTGTATTGCACTTATACCATACAATAGCAGCAAATGGGACGATATACCCTGTGGGCAACAGGGACTTTTGTTTGGTGACGTGGGAGAAAAGCATTACACTTTCTGCGAATACA AAGTTCTGTCAAGTCACGGTTCAAGTGTGCTGGTTGGGTGA